In Neovison vison isolate M4711 chromosome 11, ASM_NN_V1, whole genome shotgun sequence, one genomic interval encodes:
- the LOC122890336 gene encoding LOW QUALITY PROTEIN: 60 kDa heat shock protein, mitochondrial-like (The sequence of the model RefSeq protein was modified relative to this genomic sequence to represent the inferred CDS: deleted 2 bases in 1 codon): protein MRESGVLCQIRSGSRALAPHLTRAYAKDTKFGADARALMFQGVDLLADAVAITMGPKGRTVIIEESWGSPKVTKDGVTVAKSIDLKDKYKNIGAKLVQDVASNTNEEVPDGTTTATVLARSIAKEGFGKISKVLILWKSGGVMLAVDAVIAELKKQSKPVTTPEKIAQVATISANGDKEIGNIISDAMKKVGRKGVITVKYGKTLNDELEIIEGMKFDRGYNSPYIINTSKGQKCEFQDSYVLSSEKKISSIQSIVPALEIANAHHKPLIIIAEDVDGEALSTLVLNRLNVGLQIVAVKAPCFGDNRKNQLKDMAIATSGAVLGEEGLTLNLEDVQPHDLGKVGEVIVTKHDAMLLKGKGDKAQIEKRIQEIIEQVGFTTSGFEKEKLNEHLAKLSDSVAVLKFGGTSDVEVNEKKDRVTDALNATRAAVEEGIVLGGGCALLRCIPALDSLTPTNEDQKIGMEIIKRTLKIPAMTIAKNAGVEGSLIVEKIMQSSPEVGYDAMLGDFVNMVEKGIIDPTKFVRTALLDAAGVTSLLTRAKIVVTKIPKEEKDPVMGGMGGVGRGMGGGIF from the exons atgCGTGAgtctggtg TCCTTTGCCAAATTAGGTCAGGGTCCAGAGCACTGGCTCCTCATCTCACTCGGGCCTATGCCAAAGATACAAAATTTGGTGCAGATGCCCGAGCCTTAATGTTTCAAGGTGTAGACCTTTTAGCCGATGCTGTAGCCATTACAATGGGGCCAAAGGGAAGAACAGTGATTATTGAAGAGAGTTGGGGAAGTCCCAAAGTGACAAAAGATGGTGTGACCGTAGCAAAGTCAATTGacttaaaagataaatacaaaaatattggcGCTAAACTTGTTCAAGATGTCGCCAGTAACACAAATGAAGAGGTTCCGGACGGCACCACTACTGCTACTGTCTTGGCACGCTCTATTGCCAAGGAAGGCTTCGGGAAGATTAGCAAAGTGCTAATCCTGTGGAAATCAGGA GGTGTGATGTTAGCTGTTGATGCTGTAATTGCTGAACTTAAGAAGCAGTCTAAACCCGTGACAACCCCTGAAAAAATTGCTCAGGTTGCTACCATTTCTGCAAATGGAGACAAAGAAATTGGCAACATCATTTCCGATGCAATGAAAAAGGTTGGAAGAAAGGGCGTCATCACAGTAAAGTATGGAAAAACACTAAATGATGAATTAGAAATTATTGAAGGCATGAAGTTTGATCGAGGTTACAACTCTCCATACATTATTAATACCTCAAAAGGTCAGAAATGTGAATTCCAGGATTCTTATGTTCTATCGagtgaaaagaaaatttctagTATCCAGTCCATTGTACCTGCTCTTGAAATTGCCAATGCTCACCATAAGCCCTTGATCATAATTGCTGAAGATGTTGATGGAGAAGCTCTGAGTACACTCGTTTTGAATAGGCTAAATGTTGGTCTTCAGATTGTGGCAGTCAAAGCTCCATGTTTTGGTGACAATAGAAAGAACCAGCTTAAAGACATGGCTATTGCTACTAGTGGTGCAGTTTTGGGGGAAGAAGGATTGACTCTAAATCTCGAAGATGTTCAGCCTCATGACTTAGGAAAAGTTGGAGAGGTCATTGTGACCAAACATGATGCCATGCTCTTAAAAGGAAAAGGTGACAAGGCTCAAATTGAAAAACGTATTCAAGAAATCATTGAGCAGGTAGGTTTTACAACTAGtggatttgaaaaggaaaagctgaATGAACATTTGGCGAAACTCTCAGATAGTGTAGCTGTGTTGAAGTTTGGTGGGACAAGTGATGTTGaagtgaatgaaaagaaagacagagTTACAGATGCGCTCAATGCTACACGAGCTGCCGTTGAAGAAGGCATTGTTCTGGGAGGAGGTTGTGCCCTACTTCGGTGCATTCCAGCCTTGGATTCATTAACTCCAACTAATGAAGATCAAAAAATTGGTATGGAAATTATTAAGAGAACACTCAAAATTCCTGCAATGACCATTGCTAAGAATGCAGGTGTTGAAGGATCGTTGATAGTTGAGAAAATTATGCAGAGTTCCCCAGAAGTTGGTTATGATGCTATGCTTGGAGATTTTGTGAATATGGTGGAAAAAGGAATCATTGATCCAACGAAGTTTGTAAGAACTGCTTTATTGGATGCTGCTGGAGTGACCTCTCTGTTAACTAGGGCAAAAATTGTAGTCACCAAAATTCCTAAAGAAGAGAAGGACCCAGTGATGGGCGGAATGGGTGGAGTGGGAAGGGGTATGGGAGGCGGCATCTTCTGA